The Bacteroidetes bacterium SB0662_bin_6 genome contains a region encoding:
- a CDS encoding TM0106 family RecB-like putative nuclease — protein MRWNGNQIRLSASDLMRFMACPHAARLDLAWLREEDEDLAPVEDSEDAVLLQQHGDRHEMDHLERLESEGKNVIRIETEGVSFEESLQATREALRAGPDIIFQAALDDGMWGGYADFLERVPIPSDLGPFSYEVADTKLKRKPVPGHVLQLALYSDLLAAVQGHEPEKAHIQLGTGERISFRLSEYSEYARLARDRLEEFVRNPPPTRPVPCSLCDLCRWRDHCGDAWREADSLYLTAGIMKSQVGKLEAAGVDAMAALAGQEGRVPRLADATLEKLRIQARLQHARKTGGPTFELRPHVPGKGFDLMPRPDPGDLFYDIEGDPFYSEAGAEGLEYLHGVWDGEEFTALWAHDLAEEKKTLVSLFDLFEERLRRYPHAHIYHYATYEITALRRLATRHGIGESRLDQWLRERRFVDLYAVVRGGVFASEPSYSLKDMEAFYDMPREGEVKTAGGSIVAYEKWREAGDDGILAELADYNRIDCISTERLRDWLLGIRPEGPWLEIGEGETERSAAQQSANEALSELLSVSGLPEERQRMLYDLGVFHWRESKPQAWSVFDSAAKDFEDLCDDMECLAGLVATGGHYSVKRSVGREYGYPPQETKLREGSSALFVRDDGFASVTITQLDRSQRRICLKTGWGAELPDRLDLLPNFALNPGAIPGAIWKVIADQCGSRSNRAADDLLSRNPPRFHGSPPLPLNGDTETLDGLIAAARAMDRSVLPVQGPPGTGKTYVAARAILALVREGKRVAVSSNSHAAIRNVLMGCNEALRTGETGLTEDDVHLAHKISSREGDLPEEVRRAISCVTSNGASAIRSADVVGGTAWLFSRNELEGTFDYLFVDEAGQVSLANLVAMSNAADNLVLIGDPRQLPQVVQGAHPHPANLSGLDWILGQGQNVDPARGIFLPETWRMHPKLCAYISSQFYEDRLESHPSTALQSIEARGLPHCGAWRVPVDHEGRAQICPEEIEAIGDTIERLLAGAWTDRDGHSRPVSESDIIVVAPYNAQVNALSDALPEIRVGTVDKFQGQEAPVALVSMTASSSEETSRGLDFLLSRERLNVAVSRGKGLSLVFASPRLLHTNCATVEQMRLVNALCALPDVRGGKE, from the coding sequence ATGAGGTGGAACGGTAATCAAATCCGGCTGTCGGCTTCCGATCTCATGCGGTTCATGGCATGTCCGCATGCCGCGCGCCTCGATCTGGCCTGGCTCCGGGAGGAAGACGAAGACCTTGCGCCGGTGGAGGACAGCGAAGACGCCGTCTTGCTTCAGCAGCACGGCGATCGGCACGAAATGGATCATCTCGAGCGCCTCGAGTCCGAGGGCAAGAATGTCATCCGTATCGAAACGGAAGGTGTGTCCTTCGAAGAATCGCTACAAGCCACCCGGGAGGCCTTGAGGGCCGGGCCGGACATTATCTTTCAAGCTGCGCTCGATGACGGAATGTGGGGAGGATACGCGGATTTCCTTGAGCGCGTGCCAATTCCATCGGACCTGGGGCCGTTTTCCTATGAGGTCGCAGATACCAAACTGAAGCGCAAGCCCGTTCCGGGCCATGTGCTGCAACTGGCGCTTTATTCGGACCTGCTTGCTGCGGTCCAGGGGCATGAACCGGAGAAGGCGCACATCCAGCTCGGCACGGGCGAACGGATTAGCTTCCGGCTGTCGGAATATTCCGAATATGCGCGTCTCGCGCGCGATCGCCTGGAGGAGTTCGTCCGGAATCCTCCACCAACTCGCCCCGTCCCGTGTTCGCTCTGCGATCTTTGTCGATGGCGGGACCATTGCGGGGATGCATGGCGGGAGGCGGACAGCCTCTACCTGACCGCAGGCATTATGAAGAGCCAGGTTGGCAAGCTCGAAGCGGCGGGCGTCGACGCCATGGCAGCGCTTGCCGGGCAGGAGGGCCGGGTGCCCAGGCTCGCCGATGCTACGTTGGAGAAGCTGCGGATCCAGGCGCGGCTGCAACACGCCCGAAAGACGGGAGGGCCGACCTTTGAACTGCGGCCCCATGTCCCCGGGAAAGGTTTCGATCTGATGCCGCGTCCCGATCCCGGCGATCTGTTTTACGACATCGAAGGAGACCCGTTTTATTCCGAAGCGGGGGCCGAGGGGCTCGAATATCTTCATGGCGTGTGGGACGGCGAGGAGTTCACCGCGCTGTGGGCGCACGATCTTGCGGAGGAAAAGAAAACGCTTGTTTCGCTGTTCGATCTTTTCGAAGAGCGCCTCCGGAGGTATCCGCACGCGCACATCTACCACTACGCTACCTACGAGATCACCGCGTTGCGCAGGCTCGCCACACGCCACGGGATCGGGGAGTCTCGGCTGGACCAATGGCTGCGCGAGCGGCGGTTCGTGGACCTCTATGCCGTCGTGCGCGGAGGCGTCTTCGCTTCCGAACCTTCCTACTCCCTCAAGGATATGGAGGCCTTCTACGATATGCCTCGCGAGGGGGAGGTGAAGACCGCTGGCGGCTCGATCGTCGCGTACGAGAAATGGCGGGAAGCCGGCGACGACGGGATACTTGCCGAATTAGCCGATTACAACCGCATCGACTGCATCTCCACGGAGAGGCTGCGGGACTGGCTGCTCGGGATACGGCCCGAAGGGCCCTGGCTCGAAATCGGCGAAGGCGAAACCGAAAGGTCGGCGGCGCAGCAGTCCGCAAACGAAGCACTTTCGGAACTACTGAGTGTTTCCGGCTTGCCGGAAGAACGACAGCGGATGCTCTATGATCTCGGCGTGTTTCACTGGCGGGAGAGCAAGCCGCAAGCGTGGTCCGTTTTCGACTCCGCCGCAAAGGATTTCGAAGATTTATGCGACGACATGGAGTGCCTCGCCGGGCTGGTCGCGACCGGTGGGCACTACTCCGTGAAACGCTCCGTCGGGCGCGAATACGGCTATCCGCCGCAGGAAACGAAATTGCGGGAGGGAAGCTCGGCGTTGTTCGTGAGGGATGACGGGTTTGCCTCGGTCACGATAACCCAACTGGACCGCAGTCAGCGCAGGATATGCTTGAAAACGGGATGGGGCGCCGAACTTCCCGACCGGTTGGACCTTCTTCCCAACTTCGCCCTGAACCCGGGGGCGATTCCGGGCGCTATATGGAAGGTAATAGCGGATCAATGCGGGTCCCGGTCGAACCGCGCGGCCGACGATCTCCTTTCGCGCAATCCTCCCCGTTTCCATGGCTCGCCGCCGCTGCCTCTCAACGGAGACACGGAAACGCTCGACGGTCTGATCGCGGCTGCGCGCGCGATGGACCGATCGGTTTTGCCGGTCCAGGGACCGCCCGGCACCGGCAAAACCTATGTGGCGGCGCGGGCGATCCTCGCGCTTGTCCGGGAAGGCAAGCGTGTTGCTGTGTCCTCGAACAGTCACGCGGCTATACGCAACGTGCTGATGGGATGCAACGAGGCGCTGCGCACGGGCGAGACCGGCCTCACCGAGGACGACGTGCACCTCGCCCACAAGATATCTTCACGCGAGGGCGATCTCCCGGAAGAAGTCCGAAGGGCCATTTCCTGTGTGACCAGCAACGGCGCTTCCGCCATTCGTTCCGCCGATGTCGTTGGAGGAACGGCATGGCTGTTTTCGAGGAATGAACTTGAGGGCACATTCGACTACCTCTTTGTCGACGAGGCTGGCCAGGTTTCGCTGGCTAATCTGGTCGCCATGTCCAATGCGGCGGACAACCTTGTCCTGATCGGGGACCCTCGCCAGCTTCCGCAAGTCGTGCAGGGCGCGCATCCCCATCCGGCGAATCTGTCCGGTCTCGACTGGATTCTGGGCCAGGGCCAAAACGTCGATCCTGCACGCGGCATTTTTCTGCCCGAAACCTGGAGAATGCACCCCAAACTCTGTGCGTATATCTCGTCTCAGTTCTACGAAGACCGGCTGGAGAGCCATCCTTCGACCGCGCTTCAATCTATCGAGGCCCGGGGCCTGCCCCACTGCGGCGCCTGGCGGGTTCCGGTTGATCACGAAGGCCGCGCGCAAATTTGTCCCGAGGAGATAGAGGCGATCGGCGACACCATCGAAAGGCTGCTCGCGGGTGCCTGGACAGATCGGGACGGACACAGCCGCCCTGTTTCCGAGAGCGACATCATCGTGGTCGCTCCGTACAACGCGCAGGTAAACGCACTCTCCGACGCCCTACCCGAAATTCGCGTTGGCACCGTCGACAAGTTTCAGGGGCAGGAGGCGCCGGTTGCGTTGGTCTCCATGACCGCTTCGTCTTCCGAGGAGACCTCACGCGGACTGGATTTTCTGTTATCGCGGGAGCGCCTCAATGTCGCCGTGAGCAGAGGCAAGGGTCTGAGCCTTGTGTTCGCCTCCCCGCGGCTGCTGCACACGAACTGCGCTACCGTGGAGCAAATGCGTTTGGTGAATGCGCTCTGCGCACTACCGGATGTAAGGGGGGGTAAGGAGTAG
- a CDS encoding restriction endonuclease, protein MSDYTIYALKNSTIPDQDAKTYKSLREGVGRFGWSYVETADLTELRDRIVNRGWDDLDDDEKACYQTFLLDIKEGDYVVYINIPTWGECTLARVTGPYFWEWGGENSDFNHRFSVDPDSFLVFDRNDAIVHPQLSSKLKLRGRWWRIFDLHEEFELLVDSLKKGEGGQPRTMETSLDRFKNEILPNFESITKKIHRAYPGSDLEKLIAEIFRRVPGVKDVKEQGGPGEHGADLLVIFEWGVLGQSTWVVQVKSFKDEMWETKAVDQIREALEYWGADMGVIVSTASSGSEALDKALDKLRDDTGKPVSLLIGEDVAAFLVRFGGELLS, encoded by the coding sequence ATGAGTGATTACACGATTTATGCACTGAAAAACTCGACCATACCTGATCAAGATGCTAAAACCTACAAGTCTCTGCGGGAAGGCGTGGGACGTTTCGGTTGGAGCTATGTCGAAACTGCTGACTTAACTGAGTTGAGGGACAGAATTGTAAATAGGGGTTGGGACGATCTTGACGACGATGAAAAGGCTTGTTATCAGACATTCCTGCTTGATATTAAAGAGGGGGATTATGTGGTTTATATCAATATCCCTACATGGGGCGAGTGTACGCTTGCCCGTGTTACTGGCCCCTACTTTTGGGAGTGGGGCGGCGAAAACAGTGATTTCAACCATCGTTTCTCTGTTGACCCCGATTCGTTTCTCGTCTTTGACCGAAACGACGCTATCGTTCATCCCCAGCTAAGTAGTAAGCTCAAACTACGGGGACGCTGGTGGCGAATCTTCGATTTGCATGAAGAATTTGAACTCCTTGTCGATTCGCTGAAAAAGGGCGAAGGTGGTCAGCCCCGAACAATGGAGACGAGTCTTGATCGGTTCAAGAACGAGATCCTACCCAACTTCGAGTCTATCACAAAAAAAATTCACCGGGCGTACCCAGGCTCCGATCTTGAGAAATTGATCGCGGAAATTTTCCGGCGTGTTCCCGGAGTCAAAGACGTGAAGGAACAAGGCGGTCCCGGAGAACACGGTGCAGATCTGCTGGTAATTTTTGAATGGGGAGTACTGGGACAATCCACTTGGGTTGTTCAAGTAAAATCGTTTAAAGACGAGATGTGGGAAACTAAAGCCGTAGATCAAATTCGAGAGGCACTTGAATATTGGGGGGCGGATATGGGAGTCATTGTATCCACAGCCTCATCCGGTTCCGAAGCGCTTGACAAGGCCCTTGATAAACTGCGGGACGATACCGGAAAGCCTGTTTCTTTGCTTATTGGCGAAGACGTTGCCGCTTTTCTGGTGCGCTTTGGCGGTGAACTCTTGTCCTAA